From Variimorphobacter saccharofermentans, one genomic window encodes:
- the dnaA gene encoding chromosomal replication initiator protein DnaA has product MKNLIESKWDEILKYLITEYGITDVSYNTWLRPLKIYDVVDHVITILINDERIGPPSLNVIRNKYELLLKVSIEEVMNEPYEIKFVLQSQIDSVEKMAEPVTSKKKPNDQTFLNARYTFDTFVVGGNNEFARAAALAVAENPGEIYNPLFIYGGVGLGKTHLMHSIAHFVLNQNPDTKVLYVTSEKFTNELIEAIQKKTTMQFREKYRSIDILLIDDIQFIIGKESTQEEFFHTFNTLHESKKQIIISSDRPPKEMLTLEDRLRSRFEHGLMADIQSPDYETRMAILKKKEELDGYKIDEEVLRYIATNIKSNIRELEGALTKIVAFSRLKKRELNVLLAEEALQDIISPNEKKVITPELIVEVVAEHHNISPSEIYSKDKSRNISYPRQIAMYLCRRLTDLSVTEIGKILGNRDHSTVLHGYDKVSKDIAKDSSLHNTIDVLIKKINPE; this is encoded by the coding sequence ATGAAAAATTTAATTGAATCAAAATGGGACGAGATATTAAAATATCTGATAACTGAATATGGAATTACAGATGTATCATATAATACATGGCTTCGTCCGTTGAAAATATATGATGTGGTTGATCATGTAATTACAATTCTGATTAACGACGAGCGTATTGGACCTCCGAGTCTCAATGTCATCCGTAATAAATATGAGCTTTTACTAAAAGTTTCTATAGAAGAAGTCATGAATGAACCTTATGAGATTAAGTTTGTTCTTCAAAGTCAGATAGATTCAGTGGAGAAGATGGCTGAACCCGTTACTTCGAAAAAGAAACCGAATGATCAAACTTTTCTAAATGCCAGATATACGTTTGATACATTTGTAGTCGGAGGAAATAATGAATTTGCTAGAGCTGCTGCATTAGCTGTTGCAGAAAACCCGGGTGAAATTTATAACCCTCTTTTTATTTATGGCGGAGTTGGTCTCGGGAAGACACACTTAATGCATTCTATTGCTCATTTTGTGTTGAATCAGAATCCGGATACCAAGGTACTTTATGTTACCAGTGAAAAATTTACGAATGAATTAATTGAAGCAATTCAAAAAAAGACTACAATGCAATTTCGTGAAAAATATAGAAGTATTGATATTTTGCTAATTGATGATATTCAATTTATAATAGGAAAAGAAAGTACACAGGAAGAGTTTTTCCATACCTTTAACACTCTTCACGAATCGAAAAAGCAAATTATTATATCCAGTGATCGTCCTCCAAAGGAGATGCTAACATTAGAAGACAGACTTCGTTCTCGTTTTGAGCACGGATTAATGGCAGATATTCAATCTCCAGATTATGAAACTAGAATGGCAATTCTTAAGAAGAAGGAAGAGTTGGACGGATATAAGATTGATGAAGAAGTATTACGCTATATCGCAACCAATATTAAGTCCAATATTCGTGAATTGGAAGGAGCACTCACCAAGATTGTTGCTTTCTCAAGATTAAAAAAGAGAGAACTGAATGTTCTCCTTGCAGAAGAGGCATTACAAGATATCATTTCTCCAAACGAGAAAAAAGTAATTACTCCTGAATTAATTGTAGAAGTAGTCGCAGAACATCACAATATATCTCCTAGTGAAATATATTCGAAGGATAAGAGTCGCAATATTTCCTATCCAAGACAGATCGCTATGTATCTTTGCCGTCGATTAACTGATTTGTCCGTTACAGAGATTGGAAAGATTCTTGGTAACCGTGATCACTCAACAGTACTTCATGGATATGATAAGGTATCAAAGGATATTGCGAAAGATTCATCTTTACATAATACTATTGATGTATTAATAAAGAAGATAAATCCGGAATAG
- the rpmH gene encoding 50S ribosomal protein L34, whose translation MKMTFQPKKKSHSRVHGFRARMSTAGGRKVLSARRAKGRKKLSA comes from the coding sequence ATGAAAATGACATTTCAACCGAAAAAAAAATCACACTCTAGAGTACACGGGTTTAGAGCTAGAATGAGTACAGCAGGAGGCAGAAAAGTATTATCTGCCAGAAGAGCAAAAGGAAGAAAGAAGTTATCTGCATAG
- the rnpA gene encoding ribonuclease P protein component, whose translation MNNTESLKKNEEFVEVYRNGKSLANKYLVMYVKKNNMEKNRIGISVSKKVGNSVVRHRITRLIRESYRLSEDSFELGFDIIVVARVGAKEKSYSEIESALLHLMKLHKIRK comes from the coding sequence ATGAATAATACAGAATCGTTAAAGAAAAACGAAGAGTTTGTTGAAGTATATCGTAATGGTAAGTCGTTAGCGAATAAATATTTGGTAATGTACGTTAAGAAGAATAATATGGAAAAGAACCGTATTGGAATATCGGTAAGTAAAAAGGTTGGAAATAGTGTTGTCAGACATAGGATAACCAGATTAATCAGAGAAAGCTATCGATTATCGGAAGATAGCTTTGAATTAGGATTTGACATTATTGTTGTGGCCAGAGTAGGAGCCAAAGAGAAAAGCTACAGTGAGATAGAAAGTGCATTATTACACCTGATGAAGCTTCATAAAATTAGAAAATAA
- the yidD gene encoding membrane protein insertion efficiency factor YidD yields the protein MIRRILVILIKGYRKYISPLKRTSTCIYTPTCSLYAIEALEKYGALKGTYLAVRRVLRCHPFHEGGYDPVP from the coding sequence ATAATTAGAAGAATATTAGTTATATTGATTAAAGGATATCGAAAATATATTTCACCTCTGAAGAGAACATCTACCTGTATCTATACACCTACCTGCTCTTTATATGCAATTGAAGCGTTGGAAAAGTATGGAGCTTTAAAAGGGACATATTTAGCTGTGAGAAGAGTTTTAAGATGTCATCCCTTTCATGAAGGAGGGTATGATCCGGTACCGTAA
- a CDS encoding YidC/Oxa1 family membrane protein insertase: protein MLITILTKNGGLILGPIASLLGLIMNAIYEFFHFFGIQNIALTIFVFTFITKTLMLPLTIKQQKFTKLSSRMNPEIQKIQAKYKGKKDEASLRKQQEETQAVYRKYGASPTAGCLPLLISLPIMFALFQVINNIPAYVNQVKDLYESVALQVASVPQYKDTLTTLAEGVSRYRLTEFPDTNSIIDLLSKFSSDKWEAFRTSFPTILNNVVNNGSDGATIAAQIDSIQNVNTFFGLNITNNPGWKFPGILIPILAMGLQFIQGKQMQIKNTSNDNNSAAAMTNSMNVVMPIMSGVFCVTLPTGVGLYWIATSIFAIIQQLFVNKYLDRVNVDDLIEKNIEKASKKVSPNKGNGTSLQELARKQTKNIESKVVAENDYVEASEDNSNDEDTSSAPKSISDIANLLKNRNVDKGDK, encoded by the coding sequence TTGTTGATTACAATTTTGACTAAAAATGGTGGACTAATATTGGGTCCGATAGCAAGCCTTTTGGGCTTGATTATGAATGCAATCTATGAATTTTTTCATTTTTTCGGTATTCAGAATATTGCTTTAACAATATTTGTATTTACCTTTATTACAAAAACATTAATGCTTCCATTAACAATTAAACAACAGAAATTTACGAAACTTTCATCTAGAATGAACCCTGAAATTCAGAAAATTCAGGCAAAATATAAAGGAAAAAAAGATGAAGCATCTTTAAGAAAACAACAGGAAGAGACACAAGCAGTATATCGTAAATATGGTGCCAGCCCTACAGCAGGCTGTTTACCTCTTTTAATTTCTTTACCAATTATGTTTGCATTATTCCAGGTTATTAATAATATACCGGCATATGTTAATCAGGTAAAGGATTTATATGAATCAGTTGCTTTACAGGTTGCATCTGTACCACAATATAAAGATACCCTGACAACATTAGCGGAAGGAGTATCTAGATATCGGCTTACAGAATTTCCAGATACAAATTCTATAATTGATTTGCTTTCAAAATTTAGTAGTGATAAATGGGAGGCATTTCGTACCAGTTTTCCTACCATTTTGAATAATGTAGTAAATAATGGTAGTGATGGAGCTACGATTGCAGCTCAAATTGATAGTATTCAGAATGTGAATACCTTCTTTGGATTAAACATTACGAATAATCCTGGTTGGAAATTCCCTGGTATTCTTATACCGATTCTTGCTATGGGATTACAGTTTATTCAAGGAAAGCAAATGCAGATAAAGAATACTAGCAATGATAATAATAGCGCTGCAGCAATGACAAATTCTATGAATGTTGTAATGCCTATTATGTCAGGTGTATTCTGTGTTACCTTACCAACTGGTGTAGGCTTATACTGGATTGCAACCAGCATATTTGCTATTATACAGCAGCTCTTTGTAAACAAATATCTTGATCGTGTGAATGTAGATGATTTAATTGAGAAAAATATAGAGAAGGCCAGTAAAAAAGTTTCTCCTAACAAAGGAAACGGAACATCATTGCAGGAATTAGCTCGAAAGCAAACGAAGAATATTGAAAGTAAAGTTGTTGCTGAGAATGATTATGTTGAGGCTTCTGAGGATAATAGTAATGATGAAGATACATCTTCCGCTCCCAAAAGTATATCAGATATAGCAAATCTATTAAAAAACAGAAATGTAGATAAGGGGGATAAATAA
- the jag gene encoding RNA-binding cell elongation regulator Jag/EloR, with protein MDWKEISAKTVDEALTNAMLELGTTIDNIEYEIIEKESSGFLGIFGKPAKIKVRLKMSLENTAKKFLQDVFQAMNIQAEIQVLYDQENATLEINVDGEEMGVLIGKRGQTLDSLQYLISLVINKNSENYVKVKLDTENYRERRKETLENLAKNIAFKVKRTRKPISLEPMNPYERRIIHSALQNDKYVETYSEGEEPYRKVVVNIKKGMRDLKYSNNKSTGGYRKDYNKDGNRGYNKPYNISKSGYNKNYSTDYIKDYEKYKESKEKKEQVETV; from the coding sequence ATGGATTGGAAAGAAATTTCAGCGAAAACAGTGGATGAAGCCTTAACCAATGCAATGTTGGAATTAGGGACAACAATCGATAATATAGAATATGAGATAATTGAAAAAGAATCCAGCGGTTTTTTAGGAATCTTCGGTAAGCCCGCCAAAATCAAAGTACGTTTAAAAATGAGCTTGGAAAATACAGCAAAGAAATTTTTACAGGATGTATTCCAGGCAATGAATATTCAAGCAGAGATTCAGGTTTTATATGACCAGGAAAATGCCACATTAGAAATTAATGTTGACGGCGAAGAAATGGGTGTATTAATAGGAAAAAGAGGACAAACCCTTGATTCACTTCAGTATTTAATCAGTCTGGTTATAAATAAAAACAGTGAAAACTATGTAAAGGTTAAATTAGATACTGAGAATTATCGCGAACGAAGAAAAGAAACACTTGAGAATCTTGCTAAGAATATTGCATTCAAAGTTAAGAGAACAAGAAAGCCTATTTCCTTAGAACCTATGAATCCATACGAGAGAAGAATTATTCATTCTGCATTACAAAATGATAAGTATGTAGAGACTTATTCGGAAGGTGAAGAGCCTTATCGTAAAGTGGTCGTTAATATAAAAAAAGGAATGAGAGATTTAAAGTATTCCAATAATAAGTCTACTGGTGGATATCGTAAGGATTATAATAAAGACGGTAACAGAGGTTATAACAAACCTTACAATATCAGTAAAAGTGGTTATAACAAGAATTATAGTACCGATTATATAAAGGATTATGAGAAATATAAGGAAAGTAAGGAAAAGAAAGAACAGGTTGAAACAGTATAG
- the mnmE gene encoding tRNA uridine-5-carboxymethylaminomethyl(34) synthesis GTPase MnmE translates to MSNDTIAAIATGLSNAGISIIRISGDNSLSIIDRIYRSKSANKLLSKEKSHTIHYGYIVDNEEIVDEVMVSIMRAPKTYTREDTIEINCHGGIVVTRKVFETVLKYGARIAEPGEFTKRAFLNGRIDLSQAEAVCDIIHAKNELSLKNSLHQLKGRIHHIITDLRNRILRDIAFIEAALDDPEHISLDGFQDELANHIKQECDEINQLIKESKNGKIIKEGIKTAIIGKPNAGKSSLLNSLVGEERAIVTDIAGTTRDTLEEIINFNGIMLNVIDTAGIRDTVDVIEKMGVEKALRIADEADLIIYVLDSSTELDDNDENILKLIENKKALLVLNKTDLDTKISTMDIEKKTNHPIISMSVKENLGFDQLENMIRKMFFEGEITFNEDIYITNDRHREAFQQALDSLQMVLKSIEADMPEDFYSIDLMNAYEVLGRIIGENVEEDLVNMIFKEFCMGK, encoded by the coding sequence ATGAGTAATGATACAATCGCAGCTATCGCAACAGGATTAAGTAATGCAGGAATTAGTATTATTCGAATTAGTGGTGATAATTCATTATCGATCATAGACCGTATTTATCGATCAAAGTCAGCAAATAAATTATTGTCTAAAGAAAAGAGTCATACCATTCATTATGGATATATCGTAGATAATGAAGAGATCGTTGATGAAGTAATGGTAAGCATTATGAGAGCACCGAAAACTTATACTAGAGAAGATACGATCGAGATTAATTGTCACGGAGGTATCGTAGTTACTAGAAAAGTATTTGAGACAGTTCTTAAATATGGTGCCAGAATTGCTGAGCCGGGTGAGTTTACAAAGAGAGCTTTTTTAAATGGAAGAATAGATTTGTCTCAGGCAGAAGCCGTTTGTGATATAATACATGCAAAGAATGAGTTATCACTTAAGAACTCACTACATCAGTTAAAAGGAAGAATCCATCATATCATTACAGACCTTAGAAATCGAATTCTAAGAGATATTGCCTTTATTGAAGCTGCACTGGATGACCCTGAGCATATCAGTTTAGATGGATTTCAGGATGAATTAGCAAATCATATCAAACAAGAATGTGATGAGATTAATCAACTTATTAAAGAATCTAAAAACGGAAAGATAATAAAAGAAGGGATAAAAACCGCTATAATAGGTAAACCCAATGCCGGAAAGTCCAGCCTTCTTAATTCGTTAGTAGGAGAAGAAAGAGCAATCGTAACTGATATAGCAGGAACTACCAGAGATACTTTAGAGGAAATCATCAATTTTAATGGAATTATGCTGAATGTGATAGATACTGCAGGAATTCGTGACACAGTGGATGTAATAGAAAAAATGGGTGTAGAGAAAGCATTACGAATTGCAGATGAAGCGGACCTGATTATTTATGTTCTGGATTCTTCTACAGAGCTAGATGATAATGATGAAAACATATTAAAGTTAATCGAAAATAAAAAAGCACTATTAGTCCTAAACAAGACAGATCTTGATACAAAAATCTCTACTATGGATATTGAGAAGAAAACAAATCATCCGATAATAAGTATGTCTGTGAAAGAAAATCTAGGTTTTGATCAGCTAGAGAATATGATTCGAAAAATGTTTTTTGAAGGGGAAATCACGTTCAATGAAGATATTTATATCACAAATGACAGGCATAGAGAGGCATTTCAACAGGCCCTGGATAGTTTGCAGATGGTATTAAAAAGCATAGAGGCAGATATGCCTGAGGATTTTTATTCCATAGATTTAATGAATGCATATGAGGTATTAGGGCGTATAATTGGAGAAAATGTAGAGGAAGATTTAGTTAATATGATATTTAAAGAATTTTGTATGGGAAAATAG
- the mnmG gene encoding tRNA uridine-5-carboxymethylaminomethyl(34) synthesis enzyme MnmG: MSYVYESYDVVVVGAGHAGCEAALACARLQLNTLLFTINMESIAMMPCNPNIGGTSKGHLVREIDALGGEMGKNIDRTYIQSKMLNVSKGPAVHSLRAQADKQEYSNSMRKVLENTPNLTLKQGEVTEVLAKENKITGVKTYSGAIYPCKAVILCTGTYLNARCIYGEVVNNTGPNGLKSATHLTDSLKALGIEMYRFKTGTPARIDRRSIDFSKMEEQFGDETVVPFSFTTDPEDLKKEQVSCWLTYTNGKTHEIIKANIDRSPLYSGEIKGTGPRYCPSIEDKVMKFADKDRHQVFIEPEGNYTNEMYIAGMSSSLPEDVQYQMYRSVPGLENANIVRNAYAIEYDCINPLQLKLSLEFKNIEGLFSGGQFNGSSGYEEAAAQGLIAGINAARKLQGKEPLILDRSEAYIGVLIDDLVTKETHEPYRMMTSRAEYRLLLRQDNADIRLTKKGYEVGLISEERYQKLVKKIEDINNEILRLERTNIGANKEVQELLQKLGSSELSTAVTLAELIRRPELNYELLEPIDKNRVKLPGDVIEQVNINIKYDGYIKRQLSQVEKFRKLENRRIPDNLDYMKVPSLRIEARQKLIKYRPISIGQASRISGVSPADISVLLVYLSQYKNS, encoded by the coding sequence ATGTCATATGTATATGAGAGCTATGACGTTGTAGTAGTAGGGGCTGGACATGCTGGCTGCGAAGCAGCATTAGCATGTGCTAGATTGCAATTAAATACATTATTATTTACTATCAATATGGAAAGTATTGCGATGATGCCATGCAATCCTAATATTGGAGGAACATCAAAAGGACATTTAGTTAGAGAGATTGATGCCTTAGGTGGAGAAATGGGTAAGAATATTGATAGAACCTATATCCAATCGAAAATGCTGAATGTTTCAAAAGGTCCTGCTGTTCATTCGCTTCGCGCCCAGGCTGATAAACAGGAATATTCCAATTCTATGAGAAAGGTATTGGAGAATACTCCGAATTTGACATTAAAACAAGGTGAGGTAACTGAGGTTTTAGCAAAAGAGAATAAAATAACAGGTGTGAAAACATATTCCGGTGCCATATATCCATGTAAAGCAGTTATTTTATGTACTGGTACTTATTTAAATGCACGATGTATCTATGGGGAAGTAGTAAATAACACGGGTCCAAATGGGTTAAAGTCGGCTACTCATTTAACAGATTCTTTAAAAGCATTAGGTATCGAAATGTATCGTTTTAAGACAGGTACACCAGCAAGAATCGATCGTCGTTCAATTGACTTCTCAAAAATGGAAGAGCAGTTTGGAGATGAAACGGTAGTTCCATTCTCATTTACGACAGATCCGGAAGATTTAAAGAAAGAGCAGGTATCCTGTTGGTTGACCTATACGAATGGCAAAACTCATGAGATTATTAAAGCGAATATAGATAGATCTCCACTTTATAGTGGAGAAATAAAAGGTACTGGTCCAAGGTATTGTCCATCCATTGAAGACAAGGTGATGAAATTTGCAGATAAGGACAGGCATCAGGTGTTTATTGAGCCGGAAGGAAATTATACAAATGAAATGTATATTGCAGGCATGTCAAGCTCCTTACCAGAAGATGTACAATATCAAATGTATCGTTCCGTACCTGGACTGGAAAATGCGAACATTGTCAGAAATGCATATGCCATTGAGTATGATTGTATCAATCCACTACAACTAAAACTTTCGTTGGAGTTTAAGAATATAGAAGGACTGTTCAGCGGAGGACAATTTAATGGTAGCTCCGGTTATGAAGAGGCTGCTGCACAGGGCTTAATAGCTGGTATTAATGCTGCAAGAAAATTACAGGGAAAAGAACCATTAATATTAGATCGATCTGAGGCATATATTGGTGTACTAATAGATGATCTGGTAACAAAAGAAACGCATGAACCATATCGAATGATGACTTCAAGAGCTGAGTATCGTCTTTTATTAAGACAGGATAACGCAGATATAAGACTTACAAAGAAGGGATATGAGGTAGGCTTAATCAGTGAAGAGCGATATCAAAAGCTTGTCAAGAAAATAGAGGATATTAATAATGAAATATTACGATTAGAAAGAACCAACATAGGAGCAAATAAAGAAGTACAGGAATTACTTCAAAAGCTTGGAAGTTCAGAATTAAGTACAGCGGTTACTCTGGCAGAGCTTATTCGTCGTCCGGAATTGAATTATGAGCTACTTGAACCAATTGATAAAAACAGAGTTAAGTTACCAGGAGATGTTATAGAACAGGTTAATATTAATATAAAATATGACGGGTATATTAAGCGTCAGTTGAGTCAGGTAGAGAAATTCCGAAAGTTAGAAAACAGACGTATTCCTGATAATTTGGATTATATGAAGGTGCCAAGCCTTAGAATTGAAGCTAGGCAAAAGCTGATTAAGTACAGACCTATTTCAATTGGACAAGCTTCCAGAATATCCGGTGTGTCTCCTGCAGATATATCTGTTTTATTGGTTTATTTATCCCAATATAAAAATTCATAA
- the rsmG gene encoding 16S rRNA (guanine(527)-N(7))-methyltransferase RsmG yields the protein MNCNHYSEMNIFEEGLNNLGITLTDRQKQQFIDYYELLIEWNNVMNLTAITDLKEVIVKHFIDSLSLVKVYEPLSQKVLDMGTGAGFPGIPLKIAFPELDMILVDSLKKRITFLNEVINKLSLKNIITIHGRAEDLGHDILYREKFDLCVSRAVAKLSSLSEYCLPFVKRNGYFISYKSDKIEEELLQSKRAFEILGAEVESVAEFELPGSDMRRTMILIHKNKVTPHKYPRSAGKPTKEPL from the coding sequence ATGAATTGCAATCATTATTCCGAAATGAACATATTTGAGGAAGGATTAAATAACTTAGGTATTACATTAACCGACCGGCAGAAGCAACAGTTTATTGATTACTATGAGTTACTCATAGAATGGAATAACGTAATGAATCTGACAGCAATTACTGATTTGAAAGAGGTAATAGTAAAGCATTTTATTGATAGTCTGTCACTGGTTAAGGTATATGAACCTTTATCTCAGAAAGTATTAGATATGGGTACAGGTGCCGGATTTCCTGGAATTCCTCTTAAAATAGCATTTCCTGAGTTGGATATGATATTAGTAGATTCTCTAAAGAAAAGAATTACTTTTTTAAATGAAGTTATTAACAAGCTAAGTTTGAAGAATATCATAACAATTCATGGCAGGGCAGAGGATTTGGGACATGATATACTATATCGTGAAAAATTCGATTTATGTGTATCCAGAGCAGTAGCAAAGCTATCTTCCTTATCAGAGTATTGTTTACCTTTTGTTAAGAGGAATGGTTACTTTATTTCTTATAAATCGGATAAAATTGAGGAAGAGTTATTGCAATCCAAGAGGGCTTTCGAAATATTAGGTGCTGAAGTAGAGAGTGTAGCTGAATTTGAGTTACCTGGGTCTGACATGAGAAGAACGATGATATTAATACACAAAAATAAAGTTACTCCTCATAAGTATCCGAGAAGTGCAGGTAAACCGACGAAGGAACCATTATAG
- a CDS encoding GNAT family N-acetyltransferase: MIQGKLLSYGDDLTDSNRIRKQVLVDELGMISIDQVYENNNESIHVIVYEEGNSSIAVAAGRIRYDGEKCIIDQIAVIKDYRGKKYGDFTVRMLMNKAFTSGISEVRLYAPENVSEFFKKIGFDFVKNYDILSNYEYENMHILQNNVIISCHFAKKMK; the protein is encoded by the coding sequence ATGATTCAAGGAAAGCTGTTATCATACGGTGATGATTTGACGGATTCTAATCGAATTCGAAAACAAGTATTAGTAGATGAATTAGGTATGATTTCAATAGATCAAGTCTATGAGAATAATAATGAATCAATCCATGTTATAGTATACGAAGAGGGTAATAGTAGCATTGCAGTAGCAGCAGGAAGAATACGATATGATGGAGAGAAATGTATTATTGATCAAATTGCAGTTATTAAGGACTATAGAGGTAAAAAGTATGGTGATTTTACGGTACGAATGTTAATGAATAAAGCGTTTACATCCGGAATATCAGAAGTAAGATTATATGCTCCAGAGAATGTAAGTGAATTTTTTAAAAAGATTGGTTTTGATTTTGTTAAAAACTACGATATTTTATCTAATTATGAATACGAAAATATGCATATATTGCAGAATAATGTAATTATTTCATGCCATTTTGCAAAAAAAATGAAATAA
- a CDS encoding sensor histidine kinase: MRDNNMNSEKDQVSEIQTSTELLKELVIEYGEQLFGLEYTLKEKCNSIKIKEQELQELERTNDYNIDLFSPINNVTSNVSIVQEGIKNIQNEISEINKKIEFLTNRIEGLRETIKLINSFNQQQNNESKSRLDYKIEEIGLNILEAQEFERQRIARDLHDTTVQNLTGMVHKAELCVKLIDIDTIRAKLELLTMSSTLKSTISDMRGIIYNLKPMSLDDLGLTITVERYAQSLMEQSNIKINIHSNEEKYDIHPVIKLTLFRVIQEACSNVKKHAKASHINIDIEYQENHILIKIVDDGIGFNMNKLASNSIIQCSKFGLTFMKERIALLSGNIEILSEEEKGTNITINVPLKALGGEKDE; this comes from the coding sequence ATGCGTGACAACAATATGAATAGTGAGAAAGATCAAGTTAGCGAAATTCAAACATCTACTGAATTACTTAAAGAATTAGTAATTGAATATGGAGAGCAATTATTTGGTCTTGAGTATACTTTGAAAGAAAAGTGTAATAGTATAAAAATAAAAGAGCAAGAACTACAAGAGTTAGAACGTACGAATGACTATAATATTGATCTCTTCTCTCCTATTAATAATGTTACCAGTAATGTAAGCATAGTCCAAGAAGGCATTAAAAATATTCAAAATGAAATCTCTGAAATAAATAAGAAGATTGAGTTCCTTACAAACAGGATTGAAGGACTAAGAGAAACTATAAAGCTAATAAATTCTTTCAATCAACAGCAGAATAATGAGTCTAAGTCGAGATTGGATTATAAGATAGAAGAGATTGGTCTCAATATATTAGAGGCTCAAGAATTTGAGAGACAAAGAATTGCGAGAGACCTTCATGATACTACTGTACAGAATTTGACCGGTATGGTTCATAAAGCAGAATTATGTGTTAAATTAATTGACATTGATACCATAAGAGCAAAATTAGAATTACTAACGATGTCAAGTACCTTAAAATCTACTATCAGTGATATGAGAGGAATAATATATAATTTAAAACCAATGTCACTTGACGATCTTGGCTTAACTATTACAGTGGAAAGATATGCTCAATCATTAATGGAACAGAGTAATATTAAGATAAACATACATTCCAATGAAGAAAAATACGATATTCATCCGGTGATAAAACTTACTTTATTTAGAGTAATTCAAGAAGCCTGCTCTAATGTAAAAAAGCATGCAAAAGCATCTCATATAAATATAGATATAGAATATCAAGAAAATCATATCTTAATTAAAATTGTAGATGATGGCATTGGATTTAACATGAATAAATTAGCATCAAATAGTATTATACAATGTTCCAAATTTGGTTTAACTTTTATGAAAGAAAGAATAGCACTTTTATCAGGGAATATTGAAATTCTATCTGAAGAAGAAAAAGGAACAAATATTACTATTAATGTACCATTAAAAGCACTTGGAGGGGAAAAGGATGAGTAA
- a CDS encoding response regulator — MSKPINVMIADDHSMVREGIKQLLELDGDILVCEEASSGRQCIELLDENKIDVLLLDINMPELNGLQVLQNIRESKRKIKVLILTIHNEVEYLIRAVEIGVDGYVLKDSSSAVLKKAIEAVYRGETFIQPELAPIMKMKLDEKNNSSELDNSLTKREVEVLKLLAEGLFNKEIAYTLAISEKTVKNHVSNIFKKISVSDRTQAAVYAIKNNLVELY, encoded by the coding sequence ATGAGTAAACCTATTAATGTAATGATTGCAGATGATCATTCAATGGTCAGAGAAGGTATTAAACAGTTATTGGAATTAGACGGTGATATTTTAGTTTGTGAAGAAGCAAGTAGTGGTAGACAATGTATTGAACTACTTGATGAAAATAAAATTGATGTTCTACTACTTGATATTAATATGCCAGAATTGAATGGATTGCAGGTTCTACAGAACATAAGAGAATCCAAGAGAAAAATAAAGGTTCTAATACTAACAATTCATAATGAAGTAGAGTATTTAATAAGAGCTGTTGAAATTGGTGTAGATGGATATGTATTAAAAGATTCGAGTTCCGCTGTATTGAAAAAAGCAATCGAGGCAGTCTACAGGGGTGAAACTTTTATTCAACCAGAATTAGCACCAATTATGAAAATGAAGCTGGACGAAAAAAATAATAGTTCAGAATTAGACAATTCTCTGACAAAAAGGGAAGTAGAGGTTCTTAAGTTATTGGCGGAAGGATTGTTTAATAAAGAGATTGCCTATACATTAGCTATAAGTGAAAAAACAGTGAAAAACCATGTATCAAATATTTTTAAGAAAATAAGTGTTTCAGATAGAACACAGGCAGCGGTCTATGCAATAAAGAACAACTTAGTAGAATTATATTAG